A single Arcanobacterium canis DNA region contains:
- a CDS encoding uracil-DNA glycosylase: MSIANIDPGWARELTPIEDSIHAMGNFLREENAAGRGYLPQGANILRAFTYPLDEVKVLIVGQDPYPTPGHPIGLSFSANADVRPLPRSLANIFKELVTDTGVPMPPNGDLTPWSERGVMLLNRVLTVTPGVPASHRGKGWERITDHAIRTLARRGRPLVAILWGKQAQELAPLLSGIPIIASPHPSPLSASRGFFGSRPFTRANALLVEQGAEPINWDLSR; encoded by the coding sequence ATGAGCATCGCGAACATCGATCCCGGTTGGGCACGTGAATTAACACCCATCGAAGACAGTATTCATGCCATGGGTAATTTTCTCCGCGAAGAAAATGCGGCTGGTCGCGGTTACCTCCCGCAAGGCGCCAACATTCTTCGAGCGTTCACATACCCTCTTGACGAGGTGAAGGTACTCATCGTGGGACAAGACCCCTACCCCACTCCCGGACACCCAATCGGATTGAGCTTCTCAGCAAACGCCGATGTGCGTCCGCTTCCACGCAGTCTCGCCAATATTTTTAAGGAACTCGTCACCGACACTGGTGTGCCAATGCCACCCAATGGTGACCTCACGCCGTGGTCCGAACGTGGGGTGATGCTCTTGAACAGGGTATTGACCGTCACCCCCGGGGTTCCAGCATCACATCGCGGAAAAGGCTGGGAACGCATCACTGACCACGCCATCCGTACGTTGGCACGGCGTGGGCGCCCGCTGGTAGCGATTCTTTGGGGGAAACAAGCACAAGAACTTGCTCCGTTACTCAGCGGAATTCCCATTATCGCCTCGCCACATCCGTCGCCGCTGTCAGCTTCGCGAGGATTCTTCGGGTCCCGCCCATTTACGCGCGCAAACGCCCTGCTCGTGGAGCAGGGCGCTGAGCCAATTAACTGGGATTTGAGCCGCTGA
- a CDS encoding biotin transporter BioY: MTTSTSIVTNPIRIKALPAVQSAVLIAAATALIAFASQVKIPVGPVPITLQTLVIPLISLALGFRRAVITTVVYIAVGLAGAPVFAGGLGGTSILLGATFGYLLGMVGQAAIIGWMSDRGVTSGWRYVGGMLGAFTAPFVPGLIWLAVFLGSGATWVTVLSVGLVPFVPGELIKMVLVTMSLPALRAYGRIVR; this comes from the coding sequence ATGACAACATCGACGTCGATCGTCACAAACCCTATCCGTATCAAGGCGCTTCCTGCGGTGCAGTCGGCGGTGCTTATTGCCGCAGCGACAGCGCTCATCGCATTTGCCTCGCAAGTGAAGATCCCGGTGGGGCCAGTCCCCATCACGTTGCAAACTCTCGTCATCCCACTTATCTCGCTTGCTTTAGGCTTCCGACGCGCCGTCATCACCACTGTTGTCTACATTGCGGTAGGTCTTGCGGGTGCCCCCGTTTTTGCTGGCGGTCTAGGTGGTACGTCGATTCTTCTCGGGGCAACTTTTGGGTATCTTCTTGGGATGGTCGGCCAGGCGGCGATCATCGGGTGGATGTCTGATCGTGGCGTGACGTCGGGGTGGCGTTATGTGGGCGGAATGCTCGGCGCTTTCACGGCACCTTTCGTGCCAGGGTTGATTTGGCTGGCAGTCTTCTTGGGAAGTGGTGCAACATGGGTCACCGTTCTGAGTGTGGGGTTGGTGCCCTTTGTGCCAGGTGAACTGATCAAAATGGTACTCGTGACGATGTCGCTTCCAGCTCTGCGCGCATATGGGCGAATTGTCAGATAA
- a CDS encoding DUF3263 domain-containing protein, with protein MTKDNSLPEEERGLSEEEIAILNFEKGWRKIARSKEAAIRHTFQLAPFEYYLRLANLLDDPRAYAREPVLVARLKELTWKKLAERDNGSHR; from the coding sequence ATGACGAAGGATAACTCTCTACCCGAAGAGGAACGCGGCTTATCTGAAGAAGAGATCGCCATCCTCAACTTTGAAAAAGGGTGGCGCAAGATTGCCCGCTCAAAAGAAGCCGCGATCCGGCACACTTTTCAGCTCGCGCCGTTTGAGTATTACCTTCGTCTTGCGAATCTTCTTGATGACCCTCGGGCCTATGCCCGTGAACCTGTTCTCGTGGCTCGATTGAAAGAGCTGACATGGAAAAAGCTCGCAGAACGCGACAATGGTTCGCATCGGTAG
- a CDS encoding LytR C-terminal domain-containing protein: MNTYPEDEFDTLARERGSLGAHRGPVVSLRKWWIALIAVVVVMPLLGAAVGHFYSTYESSPISSVASGKPSQAPTASVAPSASAAAAKATPTPIESQSAQVRDKTISIMLLNGKGVKGYAAEQGKVLKAEGYTNIEVGNYSKGAPAQTTVYYRDSSVKAAAEHVAQKLGGTAVESASAVGAGQIVAVLR; the protein is encoded by the coding sequence GTGAATACTTATCCTGAAGACGAATTCGATACGCTTGCCCGCGAGCGCGGCTCGCTCGGTGCTCATCGCGGTCCGGTGGTGTCCTTGCGTAAATGGTGGATCGCGCTCATCGCAGTCGTGGTTGTGATGCCGTTGCTTGGTGCTGCCGTGGGACACTTTTATTCCACGTATGAATCATCTCCGATTTCGTCTGTGGCGAGTGGCAAACCCAGCCAAGCCCCGACGGCGTCGGTTGCTCCGTCGGCGTCGGCTGCGGCCGCGAAAGCGACCCCAACACCCATCGAATCTCAGTCTGCCCAGGTGAGGGACAAAACGATCTCGATCATGTTGCTCAATGGTAAGGGTGTGAAAGGGTATGCGGCTGAGCAGGGCAAAGTGCTGAAGGCTGAGGGATACACCAATATTGAGGTTGGAAACTATTCCAAGGGCGCGCCTGCGCAAACGACCGTCTACTATCGTGATTCGTCTGTGAAAGCCGCTGCGGAACATGTGGCGCAGAAACTTGGCGGAACAGCAGTAGAGTCTGCGTCAGCTGTAGGGGCCGGCCAAATTGTGGCTGTGTTGCGCTAG
- the groL gene encoding chaperonin GroEL (60 kDa chaperone family; promotes refolding of misfolded polypeptides especially under stressful conditions; forms two stacked rings of heptamers to form a barrel-shaped 14mer; ends can be capped by GroES; misfolded proteins enter the barrel where they are refolded when GroES binds), which yields MSKIIAFDEDARRGMERGLDLLANTVKVTLGPKGRNVVLDKKWGAPTITNDGVSIAKEIELEDPYERIGAELVKEVAKKTDDVAGDGTTTATVLAQALVKEGLRNVVAGANPIALRKGIDKAVAAVVAKLHENGKEIETKDEIAATAAISAGDPEIGSLIAEALDKVGKEGVVTVEESNTFGTELEITEGMSFDKGYLSPYFVTDAERQEAVLEDAYVLLVESKIANIKDMLPLLEKVMQSGKPLVIIAEDIEGEALATLVVNKIRGTFKSAAVKAPGFGDRRKEMLQDMAVLTGATVISETVGLKLENADLSMLGTARKIVLTKDNTTIVDGAGSKEDLDARVAVIKSQIEKSTSDYDREKLMERLAKLSGGVAVIKSGAATEVELKERKHRIEDAIRNAKAAVEEGIISGGGVALIHAADQALENIELEGDEAVGAQIVRVAASAPLKQIAENAGLEGGVVAEKVRNLPTGHGLNAATGEYEDLLAVGINDPVKVTRSALQNAASIAGLFLTTEAVVADKPEPPAPAAQGGEDMGGMY from the coding sequence ATGTCGAAGATCATCGCATTTGATGAGGATGCACGCCGTGGCATGGAGCGAGGCCTGGACCTGCTCGCTAACACGGTGAAGGTCACCCTTGGCCCCAAGGGCCGCAATGTCGTTCTGGACAAGAAGTGGGGCGCGCCCACCATCACGAACGACGGCGTGTCGATTGCAAAGGAAATTGAGCTCGAAGATCCGTACGAGCGTATCGGCGCTGAGCTGGTGAAGGAAGTTGCCAAGAAGACTGATGACGTCGCAGGCGACGGCACCACCACCGCAACTGTTCTCGCCCAGGCTCTCGTGAAGGAAGGCCTGCGCAATGTTGTTGCCGGCGCCAACCCGATCGCACTGCGCAAGGGTATCGACAAGGCTGTTGCCGCCGTCGTGGCCAAGCTGCATGAGAATGGCAAGGAAATCGAGACCAAGGACGAAATCGCCGCAACTGCTGCTATTTCGGCTGGTGATCCGGAAATCGGTTCGCTCATTGCTGAGGCTCTAGACAAGGTTGGCAAGGAAGGCGTTGTGACCGTTGAAGAGTCCAATACCTTCGGTACCGAGCTGGAGATCACTGAAGGTATGTCCTTCGATAAGGGCTACCTCTCGCCGTACTTCGTCACCGACGCAGAGCGCCAGGAAGCTGTTCTTGAAGATGCATACGTGCTCCTCGTTGAGTCCAAGATTGCCAACATCAAGGACATGCTGCCGCTGCTTGAGAAGGTTATGCAGTCAGGCAAGCCGCTCGTCATCATTGCAGAGGACATTGAGGGTGAGGCTCTTGCTACCCTCGTTGTGAACAAGATCCGTGGCACCTTCAAGTCGGCTGCTGTGAAGGCACCGGGCTTCGGTGATCGCCGTAAGGAAATGCTCCAGGATATGGCAGTGCTCACCGGCGCTACCGTCATCTCTGAGACCGTCGGCCTCAAGCTGGAGAACGCTGATCTCTCCATGCTCGGAACCGCACGCAAGATCGTTCTGACCAAGGACAACACCACCATCGTTGATGGTGCTGGCTCGAAGGAAGATCTCGATGCGCGCGTTGCCGTGATCAAGTCGCAGATCGAGAAGTCCACCTCGGACTACGATCGTGAGAAGCTCATGGAGCGCCTTGCAAAGCTCTCCGGCGGTGTTGCTGTGATCAAGTCCGGCGCGGCAACCGAAGTGGAGCTCAAGGAGCGCAAGCACCGCATCGAAGATGCGATCCGCAATGCGAAGGCTGCTGTGGAAGAAGGCATCATTTCCGGTGGTGGTGTGGCTCTGATCCACGCTGCGGACCAGGCGCTGGAGAACATCGAGCTCGAAGGTGACGAGGCTGTTGGCGCGCAGATCGTGCGCGTGGCTGCGTCGGCTCCGCTCAAGCAGATTGCTGAGAACGCCGGTCTCGAAGGCGGCGTCGTGGCAGAGAAGGTTCGTAACCTCCCCACCGGTCACGGCCTGAATGCTGCCACTGGCGAGTACGAGGATCTCCTTGCTGTTGGCATCAACGATCCGGTCAAGGTGACCCGCTCGGCTCTTCAGAATGCTGCATCGATTGCCGGTCTGTTCCTGACCACCGAAGCTGTTGTGGCTGATAAGCCTGAGCCGCCGGCACCGGCAGCTCAGGGTGGCGAAGACATGGGCGGTATGTACTGA
- a CDS encoding HD domain-containing protein: MLENEKAAHASVPDWVIRSFVRSATNVGAVVSAEKLTHACRALIDIWSTPDRKVHNMAHVMDMLTRIDTLAPETRDPDYICLATWYHGVVFSVDDHAVYTHNGGEDELASAAVAREDLALLGIPQSARESIATLITSLHHRHSSFSQQPGETQTFDAIDSDQIALRDAHLGILASDPKRYKRYNALTREEYAAVDDVSYYRARSRILTRLLARKRLFISPLAAGWELNARQNATAELERIKALIEANESTVIDTAQFSVVAAPEDTNKASACATEASSAPAPSIQDEVSDALTAQLLAQSEPEYDEHFDTDDGADETPEAVLFRRLTAEEFRSTLEDPDDSFEPGTQPTVLSGPEAETAKREKIARNTLDIIASKRRSAEEARHAEVTKDKTQPRPTSTIEKVESIEDNF; this comes from the coding sequence GTGCTCGAAAACGAAAAAGCCGCACATGCGTCGGTTCCCGATTGGGTGATCCGCTCCTTCGTGCGTAGTGCAACGAATGTCGGCGCTGTTGTTAGTGCAGAAAAGCTCACTCACGCGTGCCGTGCGCTGATTGACATTTGGTCAACCCCTGATCGCAAAGTCCATAACATGGCGCATGTGATGGATATGCTCACGCGCATCGATACCCTCGCACCCGAAACTCGAGATCCTGATTACATCTGCCTTGCGACGTGGTATCACGGAGTCGTTTTTTCTGTGGATGATCACGCGGTGTACACCCACAACGGCGGCGAGGATGAGCTTGCCAGTGCAGCCGTCGCTCGCGAAGATCTCGCGCTACTCGGTATCCCGCAATCGGCTCGTGAATCCATTGCCACGCTGATCACATCACTGCACCATCGCCATTCGTCGTTTTCTCAACAGCCAGGAGAAACCCAAACATTTGATGCGATTGATTCTGACCAAATTGCTCTCCGAGACGCCCACTTGGGCATTCTGGCATCTGATCCCAAGCGCTATAAAAGGTACAACGCCCTGACCCGCGAGGAATACGCCGCCGTGGACGACGTATCGTATTACCGCGCACGCTCGCGGATCTTGACGCGTTTACTTGCTCGTAAGCGGCTCTTCATCTCTCCGCTCGCCGCTGGTTGGGAGCTCAATGCGCGTCAGAATGCTACCGCCGAACTGGAGCGTATCAAGGCATTGATCGAAGCAAACGAATCAACAGTCATCGATACTGCACAATTTTCTGTCGTCGCCGCACCCGAGGACACCAACAAGGCCAGCGCATGTGCCACCGAGGCATCATCAGCACCTGCACCGAGCATCCAGGACGAGGTCAGCGATGCACTGACTGCGCAATTATTAGCTCAGTCCGAGCCTGAATATGATGAGCATTTCGACACTGACGACGGCGCCGACGAGACCCCTGAGGCAGTTCTGTTCAGGCGCTTGACTGCTGAAGAGTTTCGTTCGACACTCGAAGATCCAGACGATTCTTTCGAGCCAGGAACCCAACCTACGGTCTTGTCGGGGCCGGAAGCCGAAACTGCTAAACGTGAGAAGATCGCCCGCAACACTCTCGATATCATCGCATCGAAACGTCGCAGCGCAGAAGAAGCCCGACATGCTGAAGTAACGAAGGATAAAACGCAGCCGCGTCCTACCTCGACAATCGAGAAGGTCGAATCGATCGAGGATAATTTTTAA
- a CDS encoding SDR family NAD(P)-dependent oxidoreductase → MDTFRKGCALITGGTSGLGCEFARQLARRGFDIVLVARDEARLERTRTEIEALGVGVETLSADLSTSDGVETVSERLKADPPVTFFVNNAGAGLYAKLAQADYSQFLVGAQLMALAPMQLGGVAASVMKERGSGVIVNTVSMAAVAPMGSYSTVKGAFKIWSDSLAIELSGTAVHVVTFMPGWVHTEFHARTGVSNSSIPSFLWMQAPDVVAAALCDVDAGRSLSIPSKRYKVLAFLAQHAPRSLVAKVVRKLNKGRR, encoded by the coding sequence GTGGATACTTTTCGTAAAGGATGTGCTCTCATTACCGGTGGCACCTCGGGCTTAGGCTGTGAGTTCGCTCGCCAGCTTGCGCGACGTGGTTTCGATATCGTCCTGGTTGCTCGCGATGAGGCGCGTCTTGAGCGCACTCGAACGGAGATCGAAGCCCTCGGCGTCGGCGTCGAGACTCTCAGTGCCGATTTATCAACCTCCGACGGCGTTGAAACGGTTAGTGAGCGTTTGAAAGCTGATCCACCAGTCACTTTCTTCGTCAACAACGCAGGCGCGGGCCTCTACGCCAAACTTGCGCAAGCCGATTACTCCCAGTTTTTAGTAGGAGCCCAGCTGATGGCCCTCGCGCCGATGCAACTTGGTGGCGTGGCTGCGTCGGTGATGAAAGAGCGCGGCTCTGGTGTCATCGTGAATACGGTATCCATGGCCGCTGTCGCTCCCATGGGCTCGTATTCGACGGTCAAGGGCGCATTCAAAATCTGGTCAGACTCCCTGGCTATTGAACTTTCCGGCACCGCAGTTCACGTTGTGACATTCATGCCTGGCTGGGTTCACACGGAGTTCCACGCGCGCACGGGGGTGTCAAATTCCTCGATCCCGTCGTTTTTGTGGATGCAGGCCCCCGACGTCGTTGCCGCAGCGCTCTGTGACGTTGACGCCGGTCGCTCCCTGTCCATCCCATCCAAACGTTACAAAGTCCTCGCCTTCCTCGCACAGCACGCCCCACGCTCGCTCGTTGCCAAGGTTGTGCGCAAACTGAATAAGGGGCGTCGATGA
- a CDS encoding lysophospholipid acyltransferase family protein: MSENQRRKLHPLDSYHSGAKRNQRKIVRKLVTRPVINTLLNATVWGAENVEGLEGAYICVGNHSSHLDAPMVFSLLPEFMAERLATGAAADYFYRRKGISKLTSMFFNTYPIERKGKYHGPNAGRAAGMTGRLLRDGVPILIFPEGTRSRDGQMGKFKPGAAALAIKTHVPIVPLGLAGGHDAMPVGRFLPKLGRPPVSMYIGKPMWALPDEEPEQFMERVQAHIESMLVSRSANPEMLGEADGDELA, translated from the coding sequence ATGAGCGAAAATCAACGCAGGAAACTCCATCCTCTCGACAGCTATCATTCTGGCGCGAAACGCAACCAGCGCAAGATCGTGCGCAAACTCGTGACGCGTCCGGTCATCAACACATTGTTGAATGCCACGGTGTGGGGAGCGGAAAATGTTGAGGGCCTTGAGGGCGCCTACATTTGTGTGGGTAACCATTCCTCGCATCTGGATGCTCCGATGGTTTTTTCCCTGCTTCCAGAGTTCATGGCTGAGCGTCTGGCGACAGGAGCAGCGGCTGATTATTTCTATCGTCGCAAGGGCATTTCAAAACTCACCTCGATGTTTTTCAATACCTATCCAATTGAGCGCAAAGGAAAATATCACGGGCCGAATGCTGGGCGTGCTGCCGGAATGACGGGGCGACTTCTGCGCGACGGCGTCCCGATCTTGATCTTCCCTGAAGGGACACGATCGCGCGATGGCCAGATGGGGAAGTTCAAGCCGGGAGCGGCAGCGCTGGCCATCAAAACTCATGTTCCGATTGTTCCGTTGGGGCTTGCCGGTGGACATGATGCGATGCCGGTTGGTCGATTCTTGCCAAAGCTGGGACGCCCGCCCGTGAGCATGTATATCGGAAAGCCGATGTGGGCGCTGCCAGACGAAGAACCAGAGCAGTTCATGGAGCGCGTCCAAGCGCATATCGAGTCGATGCTTGTCAGCCGTTCAGCGAATCCCGAAATGTTGGGTGAAGCCGACGGCGATGAGCTTGCGTGA